Proteins found in one Fastidiosipila sp. genomic segment:
- a CDS encoding RNA methyltransferase, with protein sequence MRKIQSRHNPLFKKLAALKSVSYARKNQLIRLEGLRQVLDALESGFIPDHIFFSDDRKGRGLFHLIGSRLGEKGIQIEDDRMILLSASLFSHASGQKSPQGVMAFLTYRPGRLSACLESLPKEASPKRLLVLEAIQDPGNLGTLIRTADAFDFDGIILTDSSASVWNSKTVAASMGSLFHLPLFEEEHDIRTTLRLLKQADFEIIASVLEGEDLREARPFHTRMALLLGNEGSGLSAGAVEESDRLIKIPMAGRAESLNVASAGAIMLWEIAGRYGAVKDFVLE encoded by the coding sequence GTGAGAAAGATCCAATCCAGGCACAACCCGCTCTTCAAAAAGCTTGCCGCCCTGAAATCAGTGTCTTATGCCAGGAAAAACCAGCTGATACGGCTGGAGGGGCTGCGGCAGGTCCTGGATGCATTGGAATCGGGCTTTATTCCGGACCACATCTTTTTTTCCGATGACAGGAAGGGTCGCGGGCTTTTCCATCTTATCGGCAGCCGCCTGGGCGAAAAGGGGATTCAAATTGAAGACGATCGGATGATTCTGCTTTCCGCCTCCCTCTTTAGCCACGCGTCGGGGCAAAAATCGCCGCAGGGAGTGATGGCGTTCCTGACCTATCGACCGGGGCGGCTTTCGGCCTGTCTTGAATCGCTGCCAAAAGAAGCTTCCCCCAAGAGGCTCCTGGTTCTTGAGGCCATTCAAGATCCGGGCAACCTGGGGACTTTGATCCGGACAGCCGATGCCTTTGATTTTGATGGCATCATCCTGACAGATTCATCCGCTTCAGTCTGGAATTCCAAGACAGTTGCGGCCTCAATGGGGTCACTTTTTCATCTGCCCCTATTCGAGGAGGAGCATGACATCCGCACCACCTTGCGACTTCTGAAACAAGCGGACTTTGAGATAATTGCCTCGGTTCTGGAAGGAGAAGATTTGAGGGAGGCCAGGCCTTTTCATACCCGGATGGCCCTGCTGCTGGGAAATGAGGGGAGCGGCCTGTCAGCCGGGGCTGTTGAGGAATCCGACAGGCTGATTAAGATCCCTATGGCTGGCCGGGCCGAGTCGCTCAATGTCGCTTCGGCAGGTGCCATCATGCTATGGGAAATTGCCGGCCGGTATGGCGCAGTGAAGGACTTTGTGCTAGAATAG
- the rplT gene encoding 50S ribosomal protein L20 translates to MSRVRRSTVLRRRHKRVLKQAKGYFGRKGAQYRVANQAVMKSGQYAYRDRRRKKRDFRRLWIARINAAARANGMSYSRFINGLNLAGVALDRKALADLAVNDKNGFTELVNISKSALNLS, encoded by the coding sequence ATGTCCAGAGTGAGAAGAAGCACGGTTTTACGCCGTAGACATAAAAGAGTATTAAAGCAAGCCAAGGGTTATTTCGGCCGCAAGGGGGCACAATACCGTGTCGCCAACCAGGCGGTTATGAAATCAGGCCAGTACGCCTACAGGGACCGCCGCAGGAAGAAACGCGATTTCCGCCGCTTGTGGATCGCCCGCATCAATGCGGCCGCACGGGCCAACGGGATGAGCTACAGCCGTTTTATCAACGGACTGAACCTTGCCGGCGTAGCGCTTGACAGGAAGGCACTGGCGGATCTGGCCGTCAACGATAAGAACGGATTTACCGAGCTGGTCAATATCTCCAAGAGCGCCTTGAATCTTTCCTGA
- the rpsO gene encoding 30S ribosomal protein S15 — MDKETKQTIIDAYATHPDDTGSPEVQVALLTWRINHLTEHLKVHKGDFHSRRGLLKLVGQRRALLDYLAKSDIERYRTLIARLGLRR; from the coding sequence ATGGACAAAGAAACAAAACAAACCATTATTGACGCTTATGCGACGCATCCGGATGATACAGGATCTCCGGAGGTGCAGGTGGCGCTCCTCACCTGGAGGATCAACCACCTGACGGAGCATCTGAAGGTTCACAAAGGGGATTTCCATTCCCGGCGGGGGCTCCTGAAACTGGTCGGTCAAAGGCGGGCTTTGCTCGATTATCTTGCCAAGTCGGATATCGAGCGTTACCGGACTTTAATCGCCCGGCTGGGACTCAGACGTTAA